One genomic region from Salvia hispanica cultivar TCC Black 2014 chromosome 2, UniMelb_Shisp_WGS_1.0, whole genome shotgun sequence encodes:
- the LOC125206941 gene encoding uncharacterized protein LOC125206941 yields MASNLPRFIRLMVEGETYYATFAMYKGEADGIVSCIRDDVLSPYAKIEVEPALVDEKYVHLRYTRTNKYWSRNNDGLLVAENTMPEEDTTRSSCTLFEPTTPDQDGVFELIHVPTQYIVRADGDQPRFSIRDPPSSSTRFRYVDWETLLKLPTECAVAFKGDNGKYLQLHSKDDVQYLQFSSDDPNNVAAAHWFDQVPLGDVYISPGMQFNSPTLWASSPNWICIGKDSNYITFKPVKVGDNSIALFNTGVQRFCGRTTAEGLTDCLNANLSTFPNIAKFVVQELVLERKIYNVKYDMGISSISDEQPYIAGQSVVVNDSSEEAVMAVEITYQDEKSYTFSQSLAVTAGVSATIEAGIPFIESGSITVSLEITGAFEWDTTTTTTTSVTASASVNVPPKSALVVKYVGTKGTCTVPFSYTQQDKSSLDGSITRIRKDDGSYTGVSCYNFNFQVEKAQSLTLPN; encoded by the coding sequence ATGGCATCCAACTTACCAAGGTTCATCAGGCTAATGGTTGAAGGCGAAACGTATTACGCGACGTTTGCGATGTACAAGGGTGAAGCCGACGGTATTGTATCTTGTATTAGAGATGATGTGCTAAGTCCATACGCGAAGATAGAAGTTGAGCCAGCCCTGGTTGACGAAAAGTACGTTCACCTGCGCTATACTCGTACGAACAAATATTGGAGCCGGAACAACGACGGCCTTCTGGTTGCTGAAAACACCATGCCCGAGGAAGACACTACACGCTCATCCTGCACCTTGTTTGAGCCAACTACTCCTGATCAAGACGGGGTCTTCGAGTTGATCCACGTCCCCACACAATATATTGTTCGAGCTGATGGTGATCAGCCGCGCTTCTCCATCCGAGATCCTCCATCGTCGTCCACCAGATTCCGCTATGTGGACTGGGAGACATTACTTAAACTCCCAACTGAATGCGCTGTTGCCTTCAAAGGAGATAACGGCAAATATCTTCAATTACACTCAAAGGATGATGTCCAGTACCTCCAGTTCTCCTCCGACGATCCCAACAATGTGGCAGCTGCCCATTGGTTCGATCAGGTACCGCTAGGAGACGTCTACATATCGCCAGGCATGCAGTTTAATAGTCCCACTCTTTGGGCCAGCAGTCCTAATTGGATATGCATCGGAAAAGATTCAAACTACATTACTTTTAAGCCGGTCAAAGTTGGTGACAACAGCATTGCCCTTTTCAACACCGGCGTCCAGCGCTTCTGCGGCCGCACCACCGCCGAAGGTCTCACCGACTGCCTCAACGCTAATCTTTCCACTTTTCCCAACATAGCGAAATTCGTGGTGCAAGAGCTCGTTCTGGAAAGAAAGATCTACAATGTCAAATATGATATGGGAATAAGCTCAATATCCGACGAGCAGCCTTACATTGCAGGCCAATCCGTCGTTGTTAACGACTCATCCGAGGAGGCTGTTATGGCAGTTGAGATCACGTATCAAGACGAGAAATCTTACACTTTCAGCCAGAGCTTGGCTGTCACCGCAGGGGTCAGCGCCACCATCGAAGCAGGCATTCCCTTCATCGAGAGTGGCTCCATCACCGTCTCTCTGGAAATAACTGGAGCGTTTGAGTGGgacaccaccaccaccactacAACGTCTGTTACGGCTTCGGCTTCGGTTAATGTGCCCCCTAAGAGTGCTCTTGTAGTTAAGTATGTTGGGACAAAGGGTACCTGCACTGTTCCCTTCTCTTACACTCAGCAAGACAAGAGTTCACTCGACGGCTCGATCACTCGTATCCGCAAGGATGACGGTTCCTACACTGGCGTCAGTTGTTACAACTTCAACTTCCAGGTCGAAAAGGCTCAATCGCTCACTCTCCCCAATTAA
- the LOC125206942 gene encoding putative late blight resistance protein homolog R1B-16 yields the protein MDDIEHHHSPPISLHKHQIQSLTQNVIFLQEFLQGYKSPVSNQDEADPLEMRIADAAYAAEDVIESHIVDKIQEFLQGYKSPVSYRDEADPLEMRIADAAYAAEDVIESHIMDKVRLSRPKSTKIRRFFNCFRGPKDNGNPIKLYQDLQNVIEEMDRLKTVAVETNTVKVMVLRDQRNRFVSSSTRKKSSGGMMVFSDEVLLGIMEKLVADEPSRQVIPITGMGGIGKTALAQTVYTKQVIKERFDICAWATISQQYNTRDILGELVSQTSKKDENQLSERSEEDLGLELYQYLSGRRFLIVMDDIWDIESWNEIQHFFPDNGNSSRIMVTTRLSKLSSQLNNHYSHPMKFLDEVSSWVLFSKIVFGDEHFPLELEEIGKEIVSRCRGLPLSIVVVGGILKNIEHTQECWESIRNNLTSLVNLDNDKHCLRLLKMSYNHLPIYLKPCFLYMGVFEEDDAILVSTIIKLWVSEGFLKPVDGEILEIIGKEFLKGLVDRNLVLVDQLGSTGNIKRVKVHDLVRDLCVKQANEEGFYHVIGESSPRGMNSQRRIVIRRKTSEEKVFDDLQSMPHARSIICEHGKVPQCQNFGLLRTIHAYKFRNFKEEHYISSLVSGYVNLRHLVAKVDSMSPIFSSFNHLWNLKTLIILCSNESIVPTEIWKMPQIRHIVGIRKKLILVDPSSDAAVMENLAVLSGTLNFKFTDDVIMRIPNIKKLVIHYSGSKEMSHDDYYCLGNIQCMSKLVSLLISSESHFNGNASLDKLTYPQTLKSLTLESKSDFEWEMILGKIGSLPLLEKFTLWRGCFGTGKWEVLENQFPCLKYLRLVSCNNLRQWTAETSSIFPCLEKIRLENLKVLGNIPSEIGDMPLLQNIWIRHCSEAAMICAKEIVEEQMYLQGENLPFGIQVMVPLHKKEAMQSMVGPNFEVVYTG from the exons ATGGATGACATCGAGCACCATCATTCCCCGCCAATCTCTCTCCacaaacaccaaattcaaTCTCTCACTCAAAATGTTATTTTCCTACAGGAATTTCTCCAAGGTTACAAGTCCCCGGTTTCTAATCAGGACGAAGCAGATCCATTGGAGATGCGTATTGCAGATGCAGCATATGCGGCTGAAGATGTTATCGAATCCCATATCGTGGATAAGATTCAG GAATTTCTCCAAGGTTACAAGTCCCCGGTTTCTTATCGCGACGAAGCAGATCCATTGGAGATGCGTATTGCTGATGCAGCATATGCGGCTGAAGATGTTATCGAATCTCATATCATGGACAAGGTTCGGCTGAGTAGACCcaaatcaaccaaaatcaGACGTTTCTTCAATTGCTTTCGAGGTCCTAAGGATAATGGTAACCCAATCAAGTTGTATCAAGATTTACAAAATGTGATAGAAGAAATGGACCGGCTCAAGACAGTGGCTGTGGAGACCAACACGGTGAAAGTGATGGTGCTCCGTGATCAACGAAATAGATTCGTCTCTTCATCCACTAGGAAGAAGAGTAGTGGGGGCATGATGGTGTTCTCTGATGAGGTCTTACTTGGGATCATGGAAAAGCTTGTTGCAGACGAACCTAGTCGCCAAGTCATCCCGATCACAGGAATGGGTGGGATAGGTAAGACCGCTCTTGCTCAAACTGTTTATACTAAACAAGTTATTAAGGAGCGTTTTGATATTTGTGCTTGGGCTACTATTTCTCAACAATACAACACCAGAGATATTCTAGGTGAACTTGTTTCTCAAACCAGTAAAAAAGACGAAAACCAACTAAGTGAAAGGAGTGAAGAAGATTTAGGATTAGAGCTCTACCAATATTTGTCTGGTAGAAGGTTTCTAATTGTAATGGATGATATATGGGATATTGAGTCTTGGAATGAGATACAACATTTCTTTCCTGACAATGGGAATAGCAGTCGGATAATGGTGACGACTAGGCTATCAAAATTGAGTTCTCAATTAAACAATCATTATAGCCATCCAATGAAATTTCTTGATGAGGTTAGTAGTTGGGTCCTATTCTCCAAAATCGTTTTTGGAGATGAACATTTTCCTCTTGAATTGGAGGAAATTGGAAAAGAAATTGTAAGCCGATGTAGAGGACTTCCTCTATCAATTGTTGTAGTTGGAggtattttgaaaaatattgaacaCACACAAGAATGTTGGGAGTCAATAAGGAACAACCTAACATCATTGGTTAACTTGGACAATGATAAGCATTGCTTGAGATTGCTGAAAATGAGCTACAATCATTTGCCAATCTACTTAAAGCCTTGTTTCTTATACATGGGCGTGTTTGAGGAAGATGATGCAATCTTAGTCTCAACAATCATTAAGCTATGGGTTTCTGAAGGATTTCTTAAACCCGTAGATGGcgaaattttggaaataattggGAAAGAGTTCTTAAAGGGCTTAGTAGATAGAAATCTCGTTCTAGTTGATCAGTTGGGGAGCACCGGAAATATAAAACGAGTCAAGGTTCATGATTTGGTTAGAGACCTATGCGTGAAGCAGGCTAATGAAGAAGGATTTTATCATGTTATTGGAGAATCTAGTCCTCGGGGCATGAATAGCCAACGCCGCATTGTTATACGCAGGAAAACTTCAGAGGAGAAAGTCTTTGATGACTTGCAATCTATGCCACATGCTCGTTCCATTATCTGCGAGCATGGGAAAGTTCCACAATGCCAAAATTTTGGATTGCTGAGGACAATACACGCATACAAATTTCGTAATTTTAAAGAGGAACACTACATAAGTTCGCTTGTGTCTGGGTATGTTAACTTGCGGCACCTTGTTGCTAAAGTTGACAGCATGTCCccaattttttcttccttcaaCCATCTTTGGAATTTGAAGACATTGATCATATTGTGTTCGAATGAGTCTATTGTGCCTACTGAGATTTGGAAAATGCCGCAAATTAGGCACATTGTCGGGATCAGGAAAAAATTGATACTCGTAGATCCTTCGAGTGATGCTGCTGTCATGGAGAATCTAGCGGTACTTAGTGGAACGCTTAATTTCAAGTTCACTGATGACGTGATTATGAGAATTCCTAATATCAAGAAATTAGTGATACATTATTCAGGAAGCAAGGAAATGAGCCATGatgattattattgtttaGGCAATATTCAATGTATGTCTAAATTAGTATCTCTACTTATCTCCAgtgagtctcattttaatGGGAATGCCTCTTTGGACAAGCTCACTTATCCACAAACACTCAAGAGCTTAACTCTTGAGAGCAAAAGTGACTTTGAATGGGAAATGATATTGGGAAAGATAGGTTCGTTGCCCCTTCTTGAGAAGTTCACGTTGTGGCGTGGATGCTTTGGAACAGGCAAGTGGGAAGTCTTAGAAAACCAATTCCCGTGCCTCAAGTACTTGAGATTGGTTTCGTGTAATAACCTGAGACAATGGACCGCAGAAACAAGCTCAATCTTTCCATGCCTTGAGAAGATTCGccttgaaaatttaaaagtgtTGGGGAATATCCCATCTGAAATTGGAGACATGCCGTTGCTTCAAAACATATGGATACGACATTGCAGCGAAGCAGCGATGATATGTGCGAAGGAGATTGTAGAGGAACAAATGTATCTACAAGGGGAGAATCTTCCCTTTGGAATTCAGGTTATGGTTCCACTTCATAAAAAGGAAGCAATGCAAAGTATGGTTGGTCCCAACTTTGAAGTTGTATATACCGGATAG
- the LOC125208612 gene encoding uncharacterized protein LOC125208612 yields MEDISSPYYLHPSDNPSLQLVPHVLTGSNYINWSRSVNTALLAKNKIAFVNGVLHRPHDDDLLFPAWLRCNSMVVSWLRNSISPQICSSIMYLEDAHEIWSDLRIRFSQLDSARAYQLKQRIMSLNQGNDDVNAYFTNLRIVWDEFKHSQPIAWCICANCRCNSASKWHEYQEQECTMQFLIGLNPVFSQIRSNILSMVPFPPLSKVFSLVLQEERQRTIDGYSPVISPSMSEQPYSANAATSQSYNKGRLCSHCGKSNHTVDKCFTLHGFPPGYGKGKNKFGVGAKETKSVNFVEDCIEDSCDKSAFSPPMRMPSQEQCQQLINMLQSQLAVAATFVPPTPTSAAPNMPSSPHNVPFTGSFSGNCDWEG; encoded by the exons ATGGAAGATATTTCCAGTCCATACTATCTTCATCCTAGCGACAATCCGAGCTTGCAGCTGGTTCCTCATGTCCTCACTGGCTCCAATTACATTAATTGGAGCAGATCAGTCAACACTGCACTTTTGGCGAAGAACAAGATCGCTTTTGTCAATGGCGTCCTTCATCGGCCACACGATGATGATCTGCTATTTCCGGCGTGGTTGCGCTGCAACAGTATGGTTGTATCGTGGCTTCGCAATTCTATATCTCCTCAGATCTGCTCCAGCATAATGTACCTTGAAGATGCTCATGAGATCTGGTCGGATTTACGCATCCGATTCTCTCAGCTCGATTCTGCTCGAGCTTATCAATTGAAGCAACGCATCATGTCTCTGAATCAAGGAAATGACGATGTCAATGCCTACTTCACAAATCTTCGAATCGTTTGGGATGAATTCAAGCACTCTCAACCGATTGCTTGGTGCATTTGTGCGAATTGTAGATGCAATAGTGCCTCGAAGTGGCATGAGTATCAAGAGCAAGAGTGCACAATGCAGTTTTTGATCGGACTAAATCCTGTCTTCTCTCAGATCCGATCCAACATTCTCTCTATGGTTCCGTTTCCTCCTCTATCAAAAGTTTTCTCACTTGTTTTGCAGGAGGAAAGGCAACGAACTATTGATGGTTATTCTCCAGTTATATCTCCCTCTATGAGTGAGCAACCTTATTCAGCTAATGCTGCAACATCTCAATCTTACAATAAGGGGAGACTTTGTTCACACTGTGGTAAGAGTAATCACACGGTTGACAAATGCTTTACTCTCCATGGTTTTCCTCCAGGATATGGTAAGGGGAAGAACAAATTTGGTGTTGGTGCTAAGGAGACTAAATCTGTTAATTTTGTGGAGGATTGCATTGAAGATTCATGTGATAAATCTGCTTTCTCTCCACCAATGAGAATGCCTTCTCAGGAGCAGTGTCAGCAGCTCATAAATATGCTTCAGTCTCAACTTGCTGTTGCTGCCACTTTTGTTCCACCTACTCCCACTTCTGCTGCACCAAATATGCCTTCATCCCCTCACAATGTCCCTTTCACAG GGAGCTTCTCAGGAAATTGTGATTGGGAGGGGTAG
- the LOC125208611 gene encoding uncharacterized protein LOC125208611 — MASNFPRYIIMTLQDEGYYLYHLAVYKGEADGIVSCAEDKDLSAYIKIEVEPAIISKDYFHLRHTRTNKYWGRNDEGLLVANNTFRDEDTRSPGCTLFEPTDLDQDGGFNLKHVHTGHLVRRDGARFSIKDDPSSEGKLRYVDWETIVKLPTDGLVAFQGDNGKYLQAFSKDGHQYLQFSSNEPNHVASAYSISPFHNGDVTVHAKADSLKFWSASPNWLVLIQQTSESYVFKPVKVGDNSIALFNNGAKRFCSRVTAEGLTDCFNANATSILSTARLVVRELVQERQIYGVEYNMGIGSISDEHPYIAGKSVVVNNSPEEAIMAVEITYQDEKSYTFSRGLSITAGVSTTIQTGVPFIANGSIEISLEISGALQWDETTTTTTSVTASTSVIVPAFSAVDVSYVGTKGTCTIPFSYTQQDKSSFDGTITRVRKDDGSYSGVSCYNFNFKVEGDSTLKLSN; from the coding sequence ATGGCATCCAACTTTCCAAGGTACATCATTATGACCCTTCAAGATGAAGGTTACTATTTGTATCACTTGGCAGTGTACAAGGGTGAAGCAGACGGTATTGTATCTTGCGCTGAAGATAAAGATCTCAGCGCATACATCAAGATAGAAGTCGAGCCAGCCATCATCAGTAAGGACTACTTTCACCTACGCCATACCCGCACCAACAAATATTGGGGGCGGAACGACGAAGGCCTTCTCGTTGCTAATAACACGTTTCGCGACGAAGACACGAGAAGCCCAGGATGCACCTTGTTCGAGCCAACTGATCTAGATCAGGACGGCGGCTTCAACTTGAAGCACGTCCACACCGGACACCTCGTTCGAAGGGATGGTGCACGCTTCTCCATCAAAGATGATCCGTCCTCGGAGGGCAAGCTTCGGTATGTTGACTGGGAGACGATAGTGAAACTCCCGACCGACGGCCTTGTCGCCTTCCAAGGCGATAACGGGAAATATCTCCAAGCGTTCTCCAAGGATGGCCACCAGTACCTCCAGTTCTCCTCCAACGAACCCAACCATGTCGCATCGGCCTACAGTATCTCTCCTTTTCACAACGGAGACGTCACCGTACATGCCAAGGCTGATAGTTTGAAGTTTTGGAGTGCTAGTCCCAATTGGTTAGTGCTCATACAACAAACGTCGGAGAGCTATGTGTTTAAGCCGGTCAAGGTTGGTGACAACAGCATTGCCCTTTTTAACAACGGAGCTAAACGCTTCTGCAGCCGCGTCACTGCTGAAGGTCTCACCGACTGTTTCAACGCTAACGCTACCTCTATCCTCAGCACAGCAAGACTCGTGGTGCGAGAGCTCGTTCAGGAGAGACAGATATACGGTGTCGAATATAATATGGGGATAGGCTCGATATCTGACGAGCATCCTTACATTGCAGGCAAGTCTGTCGTTGTTAACAACTCACCTGAGGAAGCTATCATGGCAGTTGAAATCACGTATCAAGACGAGAAATCGTACACTTTCAGCCGCGGCTTATCTATCACTGCCGGGGTCAGCACCACCATTCAAACTGGTGTGCCCTTCATCGCAAATGGATCCATAGAGATCTCTCTAGAAATATCCGGGGCGCTTCAGTGGGACGAGACCACCACCACTACAACGTCCGTTACTGCTTCAACTTCGGTCATTGTACCCGCTTTCAGTGCTGTTGATGTAAGTTATGTTGGGACAAAGGGAACCTGCACTATCCCTTTCTCTTACACTCAGCAAGACAAGAGTTCATTCGACGGCACCATCACTCGTGTCCGAAAGGATGACGGTTCGTACTCTGGCGTCAGTTGCTACAACTTCAACTTCAAGGTCGAAGGAGATAGCACGCTCAAGCTCTCCAATTAA